A segment of the Lycium ferocissimum isolate CSIRO_LF1 chromosome 10, AGI_CSIRO_Lferr_CH_V1, whole genome shotgun sequence genome:
TAACCACTGGGGAAAATGTCTCATTGTAGTCTATTCCTTCCCTTTGTATATCCCCTCTAATCACAAGTCTTGCCTTTAGTCTCTCAATGGTGCCATCTGAATTTTGTTTGACCTTATATACCCATTTGCTGGGTAAAGCCTTCCTATTTGGAGGCAAAACCACTACTTCCCATGTATCATTGTCCTGTAGAGCACTGATCTCTTTATCCATGGCTTGCAGCCAACCTGGATTCATAGAAGCCTGTTTAAAACTAGTAGGTTCTGTTATAGTAGAAGTAGAACTCAATAGATGTTGATTTTGCAAGGTTAAGGCTCCAAAGGAAAAAGTAGAAGGTTGTGAAGGTTGGGCAAAACAATTGGATGAGACATCTGTCAAGTAAACATGattgcatataaaatcatctaGATAGGATGGTCTTTTATGTGTTCTAGTTGATTGTCTCTCTGGTTGAATTTGGGTTGAGGTAGTAGGTCTTTGATCAGGAAGAATATCTGATATAATGACTTCAGGTGGTTCAGGATCAGATATAATATGTGAGGAAGGAATTTCAGGATCAGTTTCTTGTGTTTCTGATATGGGATTAGGTATAGGAGGATTGGAGTCTTCATGCTCTTGTCCACTGGATACTGTGGAATAGGAAAtgggaaaaaaatgatttgtctCTGGATGTGCTttggaaaagggaaaaatgttttcaaaaaaatgaacATCCCTAGAAATGAATATTCTTTTACTGCCAAACTCTAGTAGCTTATAACCCTTTTGCCCTTGAGGATAACCTAAGAATACACAAGCACTAGCTCTAGGATCAAATTTGCTTCTATTGTTTTTCAAAGTTGAAGCATAACAGAGACAACCAAAAATTTTCAGTCCTTTGTAATTTGGTGGTTTTCCAAAAAGGATATGATAAGGACTTTTTCCTTTGAGAACAGAAGAGGGAAGTCTATTAATCAAGTGTGTTGCAGTCAACACACACTCTCCCCAATAGGAAATAGGAAGCTTAGACTGAAACAACAATGctcttgaaatttccaacaaGTGCCTATGCTTTCTTTCAACAATCCCATTTTGTTGAGGAGTAGCAGTGCATGATGTTTCATGTATGATCCCTTGtgattgaagaaaattggattCCTGTATTCCCTTGCCTAACTCCAAGGCATTGTCTGatcttattttcttcactttaacATCAAACTGTCTCTCAACCATGCATAAAAAATTCTTTAATACTGGAAAAGCATTGTTCTTTACTGTTAGTAGAAAGGTCCAAGTTCCTCTGCTGAAATCATCAACAATTGTAAGAAAATACTTATAACCATTATAAGTAGGGGTTTTAAAAGGACCCCAGGTATCTATGTGAATTAACTCAAAAACTCTTTTAGATCCAATTTGACTAGTAGGGAATGGATTTCTAGTTTGTCTTGCAAGAGGGCAAATATCACAAGTACAAATAGAATCAGAAGGCAAAGAAATGaaacttaattttttcattGCAGAATATGGTAAGTGTCCCAACCTAGCATGCCAAATGGCTACATCGAAGCGCACTagcgagaaaaaggaaaagacttAGAAACTTGACCACTACTGGAATAATTTCCTTCTTGTAAATTAACTACATTGATTTGTGATAGACTAGGATTCCTAAAATCAGTAGGTTCCAGGACATAGAGACCCTCTCTTACTTCACCAAAAGCTTGTACCTTCCTCATTAAATGGTCCTGCATGACACATTGAGTGATATCAAATTTGAGAGAACAAAGAAATTGTCTACAGATTCTATTGACAGATAAAAGGTTATATCTGAAAGAAGGAACAAAAAGCACATtttgtaaaataattttagggaGAACTTGAACACTTCCTGTATGTGTGACTTGAATCCTATAAGAGTTGGGTAGGTTGATATTTAAAGGAGCAGGAAGGGGAGTGAGATTAAGAAAAGAGTTAGAGTTAAAACACATATGCTCGGATGCCCCTGAGTCAACTATCCATGACTTAGTATTGTAAACTGAGAAACAAGAACCAGAGTATCTAGTAATAGTACCAGCAACAGTGTTGGCATTAATTTCTGTTGTGTTACTGCTTGAGACACCATTCTGACTTTGCTTGAAGATCTGCATGATTTGTGAAACTTGATCCTTGCTTAGTTGACTCAGTCCATTTATATCATTGTCATCATTTCCCATGCTCATATTTCCAAATTCCTCATCTGTGATTGCTGCATTTCCTTTGACACTGACCTGCTCTTTGTTGTTTGTGAATTGAAAATCATCTGGATATCCTATGAGCCTATAGCAATCATCCATGACATGTCCAGTTTTCAAACAGTTAGTACAAGTTACATTTGGATTGTACTTCTTCTTCCTCCCTTTTCCTCCCCTTTGGTTTGGATTAAACCTCTGATTTCCATTTTGAAACCTTTGTGTTTGAAACTGGTTTCCATACCTTTGTTGTGATTGTGTTTGATTTCCAAATCTTTGTATCtgatttccaaatttttgtTGTCCTTTGGTCTGATTTCCTGTCATGAAAGATGATCCATTAGATGGATAATGAGGATTCATGTAAACCTCCCTCTGATTCTCATCCTGAAGCAAAAGGGAGTATGCATGGTTGATGCTTGGTAAGGGGTTTATCATGAGAATGTTCCCCCTTGCTTGAGCATACCCATCATTGAGCCCCATCAGGAATTGAATCAACCTTTGGTCCTCCACAGACTTGATCATTTTGTGTTTCCCATCACAGATACACACACAGTTGCACACAATATCTGTGTTAAGAGAATCCAACTCATCCCATAATCTTTTCAGCTTTGTAAAGTAGCTTGCAACATCATTAGACCCTTGAGCTGATCCTGTTATCTCTTTTTGCAGATGATATAACTTTGCACCATTTGATTGTCCAAACCTTTGTTCCAAATCTTTCCATAGATCCTTTGCTGTTCTTGAATATATCACAGAATGAGCTATATCTTTGGACAAAGAGTTAAGGAGCCAAGATGTAACCATATCATTACATCTGCTCCACTGAGGGAAGTCTTTGGCTGTTGCCTCAGGTTCAGCACATTTTCCATTGATAAATCCCAGCTTGTTTTTAGCTGAGAGTGCAATGAGCACAGATCTCCTCCAGCCTTGGTATCCTCTTCCATCAAAAGAGTTGATAACCAAGGTCATTCCTGGAGCATCAGAAGCATGAAGGAAAAGAGGACTGTTGGAGTCAAAACTGGTTCCACTTCCAGCTTGAACAACATCAGCTTGTTGAATGACTGTTTCCTGAGTGTCTCCCATAGTTCACAATAAGTGTGATTGAAGAGAAGTGAATGAAGAGCAATTTGTAGGATCTATTGCTTTGATACCATGAAGAAAATATAGGAAAAATGTGGAGAAATTTCTGTGTCTATTCATTGAATCAAAACCTGATTCTTATAATAGTTACATGGGCAAAAATGCAATAAACTAAACTTTGAATCGTCTATGATTTTGTACAATTGTACAATTCtgatattttgtattttgtacaCCTATACATTTTCTAGAATGATCTAAGATAGAATCCTATACTATATTGTATACGTGTGCcagttgtatattgtgtatgtACAAATGTATATCTTCAGCTTTATTGAAGATGGACAGATTTTGGCCCAAAACACAGGATGGACGGGTTACGGCCCAAGTACGTTAAATGAGGCCCAAGTGTGGCTTAAGTCCAAACCTTTATTCTTCATCTGACTTCAACACTTTACTCCTCTTCTTTACTCTTTCCCACGatttcacctttcttcttcactttacTTTCTTCAATCAAACCAGTGATTCCTCCATTAGAGACCTTTGAAAATCGATTTTCATTCTCAACATTACGACATTATGAAATTCATTCTTTATCAATTCAGTAATTTCTTAtcgatgttttttttttttttaacttgaatCGACACGTTCTCATCTTGTTCGAAATTGGAGTATTAATATGGAGAAAATGTAACCATACTCAACGTAATAAAATGAATGTCTTATTAATAAGTTCTGAATTTGTAGGGGAGGCTATCCTTATGGCTTGCCGAATACTCAATCGAGTGCTCCATAGGAAAACACAATCTATTATATGTACTAGTTCTTGAAAGCCCGTGCTGAGTCCAGGCCCAAAGTCGAGTTAAAGTGTACTCATAAAAGTTTtgattagaaaaaaataatttgtgttGCATTCTCTTCTGGCACAACTCCTTTAATATGGTTGCTCTTTAATTAtgtattattaattatttaagttgGTCGCACAATTGGATAACTTACTAAAAGAATTGTTTATGAGGAAGCAAGTATTGCAGAAAATTAGTATTAAAGAGGCACAAATAACTTAATGTTTTGTAAACTAACATAATTTGAAGtgtataaaaaaatttcaaagtaactgtaattataaattgaaaagaCATTTTAgcattttatgaatttgttaacatataatttaaatttaaaagaaaaatagatgttttggtatatattaATTAGCCGCTCGTAATCTCATCGGCTTATGCTAGTAAATATGATGATTAAAGCCTAGGTCTAAATACATCTATACACATTATATTTATTCTTTCATTGAGAGATTTAACAAACTTAACTataaataaagataatattaaaaattaaaaagaattgaCTCTTAACTTATTTAATAaatgctaattttatttaaatcataaacaagattaaaaatatcaaaaaataaatgtttttcttaatttaaactttcttttcctttaaaaaGATGCATGCGGAAATGGTGTTtctttttcgggtttttttagTGTTAGTGgagccacgtgtcatatctggtattataaaaccggcattaatgaaaaatggcacgaatgagtcattttggtaacgggcgatggcataaataagtcaaactattgatgagtggcataaatgagccatttcctatagttcgatggcataaatgagccatttcctatagttcgatggcacaaatgagccaaactattggcgagtgacataaatgagccattttcgatagttggatggcatatttgagccttttccgtttaaaTTATGACTAAAGTCAACTTTTGATCTCCTTTATCACTATATTAGAATCTTATATTATGTTAAGTGAATTCAACAACTTATATATAActaaaagaattatttttttcactcTATTACACAACATAATTCATCGACTGAGCAATTGAATTCCTTTACCCTCCAaatagccccccccccccccccccccccgtccATAACCATTTATGTGCcgatatattatttaaaaatatatcttaTTGAACGACGAGATTGTTTTGATGAAGTGGAAGCAACTGATGAAAAAGCAAAGACGAGAAAAGTTAAATGGATTAATTAGTAAAACGTGAAAGCTCGTTTGCCAAGTTTTGTAGGACTAACGCTCTAATTAGTTGACTAATTTACAACGATAGAGAAACCCAAAACTATCTGTTTCAGAGTAGGTAGAGAAGAATGGTCAAGTCGACAATGAATATACTAGGGAATTGAGAGCATAAGATGTTGAAACAACTAGATCGTAGATATCTTGAGACGCATGTCCGAGTCTGAttgtttcatttatttttagaTCTCGAATAAACATATAATTAGAAGGAAATGTCTTATATTTATACAGTTAAGGTCCTTGGTTAATTTGCTAAAGGATAAAGTACTTATTTAGGAAATTTAGAAGACATGAAACAAAGGATAAGGGCATGGAATCATCGACCAGTTCGAACATCATTAACAAGAGTAAACAAAATCATTAGCCAAAGTAATtgaaagtaagaaatagcagGTTAGCTATCAGATTCTCAtgaatatttattaaaaaagaagaagttagtCCACTTGTAATTACCTGAttgtataaataaattttacacCGATAATGAAATAGAACATCATCTCTCAAAGCAAATTACAATAGATTGTTGCTTCCTTACCAATATGATAACAAGTTATGACGCACCAACACGTATAACAAATTCTTGTTCAATGGTTATAATGAAATAGTTAATACTAACCTTCCATATCTGTTTGTTCATTCGCTTGAACCAAATTGGTCAACATAGTAAACAAATTTTCACCATTCCTTTTAAGCTAGAAATTTCCGCATTACCAACCATTCTTTCAAACAAGAAATGTCTTATCTCATTTATCTATATTAGTTGCTATAAAGCCTTTTAAAAGGAAGAAACACCAACATTTAGAAAtcataaaagaacaaaaaaaacacaaaaaagaataaagtcTTTAGTCTTTTTCTCTTGTACTAATTCCTCCTTCCTTATTTTCCTTCAGATCAATTGCGAAAATATTGGTAGATCATCATGAGGTAGATTGAAAAAAATAGTCATGTTGATCTGAAAACTTTACAAAGGAAGGAGATTTTTATAGTTTAGGAAATGGAGGTTCAAAGGCTACAAGAATTAATGTGGTTATGGTCAAGATTGCAAAGTAATCGTGTTGCCCTCGTGGGTGGAAACCACACCGCTTCTAGATTTTGCACTCGTTAAAATTATAGCCATTTTGCACCTCTAGCTACTTCCCTTTTGCTCTTtagattgaattaattatttgcatgttctctttttcaaaaattgtacACACCTTCAACCTTTTTGAACTTTCTTCTTTTGCTTACTGGCCCGATTGATTCAGATTCACACCAACATaacgaaatttttttggggaattCCATTGAACATTTGACATCCGATTAAGGGTGGAGGCGGGATTAAATCGATTGTCCCGCTCAAAAAAGACAAAATGAGGTATAAGGCAATGAATTTGTTGCATGGTTCTCATACCAAACAAGACAAAATGAAAAGCCTATACACGGATGCATTAGGCTTTTATGGTGATACACATTTGGTCATTATTAAATTAAACCATTTGTGGGTTTTGAAGTTGATTTCTCAAGTTGCTATTTTGGGATTGGTTATTCTCTCTTTCCCCTGGATTAACACGATAATCAGGGGATTAACATCGAGCTATGGATATATCAATGTTTCTAAAGCTGATCACATGGCCAATTATAATCCGATTAAATTAGAGTCTTTGCCtctaatttttcatgatttggCCAATGAAGGCCTTCTCAAAACAGGGGACAAATCCCTATTTATTACCAATGGAAATGAAGAAGTTATCTACAATTCTCAAGTTACAAGTGATTACAACATGGATTTGATTTCTCTTTCAAATTTGGCACGTAAAGAAGAGACTTATGACTTTGCACTAATTCCCTATGACTCCTCCAAATCTCTCAATATTGTCGATCGAGCTATGAGGGTAGGTGGCATCGTCGCTATCCAACTAATTAGTGACGACACTATGATTACATTTTCGCAACCATCAAATTACAAAGTTGTCTACGTACGAAAATTCGATTCCACAATTATAGCCCTGCGAAAGACAAGTTCATTTGTCTCTACCAAATCAACAACTACGACACATCATCATCGAAAATTGTGCAATTTTGGTCCAAACGCGAAAGAGGATGCATTAAAAAAACTAGAAGACGTACTACTCGAACCACCTAGAGCAGCATCAGGAAAATCGAGTAGATATCTCAAACGGACTCGTTATTTGCCAGAATTGATGGACATTCCCCTTGAAAGCTACCCACGAagggtatttattgatgttggtttacAAAATAAAAACGAAGCATCAGGCGATTCTAGTTGGTTTTCGAAGCATTATCCAACTAGAAATACGAAATTCGAGATATTCAAAATTGAAACAGTGACAAAAGAGTCAAATGCACCGTTGATTGGAATGTCAGATTGGCTAAAGAAGAATGTGAAGGAAAATGAGTATGTTGTAATGAAAGCAGAAGCTGAAGTGGTGGAAGAAATGGTAAGGAACAAAGCAATTAAGTTAGTTGATGAACTTTTCATGGAGTGTAAGCATCAAGGTGTGAAAAAAggtgataaaaagaaaagtaggaGGGCATATTGGGAATGTTTATCGTTGTATGGTATGTTGAGGGATGAAGGTGTTGCTGTGCACCAATGGTGGGGTTAAAAAATTTGTGTCACATAGGACTAACATTATAAACGGTATAAAGCTATTTATCAAGTTGCTAATCGACGTTTATTATGAAAAGTTATTTGCAATTACCTTATTAATGATCTGATTGTATAAAGAGGTATACGGGAAAGATGTGAAGATTAGGAAGTGAGGTTTTGACGTCATATTTTGTTGGATCATTTGATGTATAGTTTGGAATTATTTTTGTTCAGCAAAATGATATGTTAATAGGGTGCCAAAAGATGTTAAAAGTATGGCATAGTGAATCAATAATTACTCTCGTATcttttctttgtatttttttccATTGTTATAACATACTAGGTGCGTTGAtctcggaaaaaaaaaagttgagttATTAAGGAGTAAAggtgtgtctttttttttttttcctgtttttttcctttcatttaaATAAATTGTTTTATCTcgattaaatttataaaaaaatatttcaaaatttactACTTATATAGacaaatcaacaaccaatactTATACAAGGTAAAATGTCTAAATTTGcgttttcttttatatatgttaagcTATGGAATCAGAGAGACAAATTCAATAACTTGAAACATATCATCGAAcaattaaaaatattcaaattttaagaaattagaAAGCTCAAAAGATACTCATACGTGTCTTGAAAAACGACTAGCGAACGGTATATTTGagacaaaaaataataacaatggCACTTACGAACCGATAAATTAACTGATGACATATATAAGACAAACTGACAAACGTTAGAAATAtactaaaattttaattttccgtTTAAATAACCCGAACCACAATgcacattctaaaaaaaaaaaagaataaaaacaaaaataccaCTAATATATAACGGGTCGGATCCGACCCGTTTGAGTCCACCCCGCTCTATATAAACAAACTGAAACGTACACATTGGTTCTTCGTTTCCTCGTTGCCAACACCAGCAGTTCCTCAGTCAGTCTTCCCTCTTTGCTTTCCTACGCCGGCGACGGTGAGGTTTAACCGGAGCTCCGATCGAATTGTTGCATTCACATTTGAAGTTTCATCTCTTCACTTCACTCCACGTGTCCACTTGTTTACTTCTCTGTTTTTTCGCCTCTCTGGTGAGATAGCTTTCTCTGTTGAGACCttatctttttttaatatttgtttaTGCCTTGTATGATGCATTGACGTTGTTTTTTATGCTGTTT
Coding sequences within it:
- the LOC132034844 gene encoding uncharacterized protein LOC132034844, encoding MGDTQETVIQQADVVQAGSGTSFDSNSPLFLHASDAPGMTLVINSFDGRGYQGWRRSVLIALSAKNKLGFINGKCAEPEATAKDFPQWSRCNDMVTSWLLNSLSKDIAHSVIYSRTAKDLWKDLEQRFGQSNGAKLYHLQKEITGSAQGSNDVASYFTKLKRLWDELDSLNTDIVCNCVCICDGKHKMIKSVEDQRLIQFLMGLNDGYAQARGNILMINPLPSINHAYSLLLQDENQREVYMNPHYPSNGSSFMTGNQTKGQQKFGNQIQRFGNQTQSQQRYGNQFQTQRFQNGNQRFNPNQRGGKGRKKKYNPNVTCTNCLKTGHVMDDCYRLIGYPDDFQFTNNKEQVSVKGNAAITDEEFGNMSMGNDDNDINGLSQLSKDQVSQIMQIFKQSQNGVSSSNTTEINANTVAGTITRYSGSCFSVYNTKSWIVDSGASEHMCFNSNSFLNLTPLPAPLNINLPNSYRIQVTHTGSVQVLPKIILQNVLFVPSFRYNLLSVNRICRQFLCSLKFDITQCVMQDHLMRKVQAFGEVREGLYVLEPTDFRNPSLSQINVVNLQEGNYSSSGQVSKSFPFSR
- the LOC132035371 gene encoding uncharacterized protein LOC132035371 yields the protein MRYKAMNLLHGSHTKQDKMKSLYTDALGFYGDTHLVIIKLNHLWVLKLISQVAILGLVILSFPWINTIIRGLTSSYGYINVSKADHMANYNPIKLESLPLIFHDLANEGLLKTGDKSLFITNGNEEVIYNSQVTSDYNMDLISLSNLARKEETYDFALIPYDSSKSLNIVDRAMRVGGIVAIQLISDDTMITFSQPSNYKVVYVRKFDSTIIALRKTSSFVSTKSTTTTHHHRKLCNFGPNAKEDALKKLEDVLLEPPRAASGKSSRYLKRTRYLPELMDIPLESYPRRVFIDVGLQNKNEASGDSSWFSKHYPTRNTKFEIFKIETVTKESNAPLIGMSDWLKKNVKENEYVVMKAEAEVVEEMVRNKAIKLVDELFMECKHQGVKKGDKKKSRRAYWECLSLYGMLRDEGVAVHQWWG